The proteins below are encoded in one region of Tachypleus tridentatus isolate NWPU-2018 chromosome 4, ASM421037v1, whole genome shotgun sequence:
- the mbf1 gene encoding multiprotein bridging factor 1 isoform X1, with the protein MAESDWDTVTYLRKKAPKTSQLKSKQAINQAQRKGLAIETTKKFHAATNKQHQIDKNTAKLDRETEELHHETVGLDVGKLIQQGRQNKGLTQKELATKINEKTQVVNDYEAGRAVPNQQILAKIERVVGMKLRGKEKGKPLQPKSSN; encoded by the exons atgGCAGAATCAGATTGGGACACTGTCACTTACCTTCGCAAAAAAGCCCCCAAAACCAGCCAGCTTAAGTCAAAACAA GCTATTAATCAGGCTCAGAGAAAAGGATTGGCTATTGAAACTACAAAGAAAT TTCATGccgcaacaaacaaacaacatcagaTAGATAAAAACACTGCAAAGCTGGATCGTGAAACAGAGGAGCTTCACCACGAAACTGTTGGTCTGGATGTGGGGAAACTAATTCAACAAGGACGACAGAACAAGGGCTTAACTCAAAAGGAGCTTGCCACA aaaataaatgaaaagactCAAGTTGTTAATGATTATGAAGCTGGTCGAGCTGTCCCAAATCAACAAATTTTAGCAAAGATAGAAAGGGTGGTTG GAATGAAACTTAGGGGTAAAGAAAAAGGTAAACCTCTCCAGCCTAAGAGTTCAAACTGA
- the mbf1 gene encoding multiprotein bridging factor 1 isoform X2, whose amino-acid sequence MEQKVKLQAINQAQRKGLAIETTKKFHAATNKQHQIDKNTAKLDRETEELHHETVGLDVGKLIQQGRQNKGLTQKELATKINEKTQVVNDYEAGRAVPNQQILAKIERVVGMKLRGKEKGKPLQPKSSN is encoded by the exons ATGGAGCAAAAGGTTAAATTACAG GCTATTAATCAGGCTCAGAGAAAAGGATTGGCTATTGAAACTACAAAGAAAT TTCATGccgcaacaaacaaacaacatcagaTAGATAAAAACACTGCAAAGCTGGATCGTGAAACAGAGGAGCTTCACCACGAAACTGTTGGTCTGGATGTGGGGAAACTAATTCAACAAGGACGACAGAACAAGGGCTTAACTCAAAAGGAGCTTGCCACA aaaataaatgaaaagactCAAGTTGTTAATGATTATGAAGCTGGTCGAGCTGTCCCAAATCAACAAATTTTAGCAAAGATAGAAAGGGTGGTTG GAATGAAACTTAGGGGTAAAGAAAAAGGTAAACCTCTCCAGCCTAAGAGTTCAAACTGA
- the mbf1 gene encoding multiprotein bridging factor 1 isoform X3, protein MAESDWDTVTYLRKKAPKTSQLKSKQAINQAQRKGLAIETTKKFHAATNKQHQIDKNTAKLDRETEELHHETVGLDVGKLIQQGRQNKGLTQKELATAQLSPLPVNFRTTYLKTYWSGDCKTLLL, encoded by the exons atgGCAGAATCAGATTGGGACACTGTCACTTACCTTCGCAAAAAAGCCCCCAAAACCAGCCAGCTTAAGTCAAAACAA GCTATTAATCAGGCTCAGAGAAAAGGATTGGCTATTGAAACTACAAAGAAAT TTCATGccgcaacaaacaaacaacatcagaTAGATAAAAACACTGCAAAGCTGGATCGTGAAACAGAGGAGCTTCACCACGAAACTGTTGGTCTGGATGTGGGGAAACTAATTCAACAAGGACGACAGAACAAGGGCTTAACTCAAAAGGAGCTTGCCACA GCTCAGCTTTCTCCTTTACCTGTCAACTTTCGaacaacatatttaaaaacgTACTGGAGTGGAGATTGTAAAACGTTATTATTATGA